A genomic segment from Ignavibacteriales bacterium encodes:
- a CDS encoding NAD(P)-binding domain-containing protein — protein sequence MKIGILGSGVVGQTLASGFIKHGHQVRIGTSNPDKLSEWLSKSGANGSRGSFADAAKFGEVIVLAVKGTAALNVLEKAGNENLKDKTIMDATNPIAEVPPVNGVLQFFTNINSSLMEELQNKYPQANFVKAFSCVGNALMVNPNFGGQKPTMFIAGNNNDSKSAVKNILNTFGWDVEDMGKAEAARAIEPLCILWCIPGFLENRWMHAFKLLKK from the coding sequence ATGAAAATTGGAATTTTGGGATCCGGTGTAGTTGGACAAACTTTAGCATCAGGATTTATTAAACATGGTCATCAAGTTAGGATTGGAACAAGTAATCCGGACAAACTTAGTGAATGGCTCAGCAAATCAGGAGCAAATGGATCGCGTGGTTCTTTTGCTGATGCAGCAAAATTTGGTGAAGTTATTGTTCTAGCTGTAAAAGGAACCGCAGCTCTTAACGTTTTAGAAAAAGCAGGGAATGAAAATCTTAAAGATAAAACAATAATGGATGCAACAAATCCAATTGCAGAAGTTCCTCCCGTTAATGGAGTATTACAGTTTTTTACAAATATAAATTCATCTTTAATGGAAGAACTGCAAAACAAATATCCTCAAGCAAATTTTGTTAAAGCATTTAGCTGTGTGGGTAATGCACTTATGGTTAATCCGAATTTTGGTGGACAGAAACCAACGATGTTTATTGCAGGTAATAACAATGATTCTAAAAGTGCGGTTAAAAATATTTTAAATACCTTTGGTTGGGATGTTGAAGATATGGGAAAAGCAGAAGCTGCACGAGCAATTGAACCGCTTTGTATTCTTTGGTGCATTCCGGGATTTTTAGAAAACAGATGGATGCATGCATTTAAATTGTTAAAAAAATAA
- the msrA gene encoding peptide-methionine (S)-S-oxide reductase MsrA, protein MIGLKKILSVVYTLIFITVFLIGCKESKSEIKQKNNKIMNEQNLNLDTATFGSGCFWCTEAIFERVKGVSSVVSGYSGGSVANPTYKEVCNGTTGHAECTQITFDPAVITYDELLEIFWKMHDPTTLNRQGNDVGTQYRSVIFYHNDDQKQKAEFYKKKLNDEKIWDKPIVTEITKFEKFYPAEDYHQEYYDNNPNQGYCAYVITPKVEKFEKIFKDKLKK, encoded by the coding sequence ATGATAGGATTGAAAAAAATATTAAGTGTAGTATATACCCTAATATTTATAACAGTATTTTTAATAGGCTGCAAAGAAAGCAAATCAGAAATAAAACAAAAGAATAATAAAATAATGAATGAACAAAATTTAAACTTAGATACTGCAACATTTGGTTCCGGATGTTTCTGGTGTACGGAAGCAATTTTTGAAAGAGTAAAGGGAGTTAGTTCTGTTGTTTCAGGTTACTCGGGTGGAAGTGTTGCGAACCCAACATATAAAGAAGTTTGTAATGGCACTACGGGACATGCAGAATGTACACAAATTACTTTTGATCCCGCTGTTATAACATACGATGAACTTCTTGAAATTTTTTGGAAGATGCATGATCCAACAACATTAAACAGGCAAGGTAATGATGTAGGCACACAATACCGCTCCGTTATTTTTTATCATAATGATGATCAAAAACAAAAAGCGGAATTTTATAAGAAAAAATTAAATGATGAAAAAATTTGGGATAAACCAATTGTTACAGAAATAACAAAGTTTGAAAAGTTTTATCCTGCAGAAGATTATCACCAGGAATATTATGATAACAATCCTAACCAGGGGTACTGTGCTTATGTTATCACACCAAAAGTAGAAAAATTTGAAAAGATTTTTAAGGATAAGTTGAAGAAGTAA
- a CDS encoding ATP-dependent DNA helicase RecQ: MSNIYTILKNNFGYDSFRGEQESIIKRITEERKHSIVLMPTGSGKSLCYQIPAILFDNSTIVISPLIALMQDQVDVLRKKNIRAAFINSTLSKPEREKRLNDFTAGKIKLLYVTPERFRKPDFIEQIKKVKIDLLAVDEAHCISEWGHDFRPDYSRIGEFRELMGNPLTIALTATATHSVQEDIIKKLHINKDDIKIFHQGIERPNLRLEAVDVFDDKEKLKEIISTLEKYDGCGIIYFALIKTLENFSEILGDKGFKHGVYHGKLEDRQRKSMQRDFLNGKQKLILATNAFGMGIDKADIRFVIHAELPSSIESYYQEIGRAGRDGNDSVCVLLYNQEDLYTQMQFIKWSNPDANFYSAMYDILKREIGLINSSGVDYIRELISFKNKSDFRVETALAMLDRYGVTEGEIEKQNLQIVNELPDILQDEDHLKEKLLNDNKKLLSVVNYFRGEKCRRVFISDYFGFPGEKPCGNCDSCTVNGVINGEF; the protein is encoded by the coding sequence ATGAGCAACATTTACACAATTCTAAAAAATAATTTTGGCTACGATTCTTTTCGAGGAGAACAGGAATCAATCATTAAAAGAATTACGGAGGAAAGAAAACATTCTATTGTTTTAATGCCGACCGGAAGTGGAAAATCTTTGTGTTATCAAATTCCTGCCATTTTATTTGATAACAGTACAATAGTAATCAGTCCGCTTATTGCTCTTATGCAAGATCAGGTTGATGTACTTCGAAAGAAAAATATTCGCGCAGCATTTATCAATTCAACGCTATCCAAACCAGAAAGAGAAAAAAGACTTAATGATTTTACAGCCGGAAAAATTAAACTTCTTTATGTAACACCGGAAAGATTCCGCAAACCAGATTTTATTGAACAGATTAAAAAGGTAAAAATAGATTTACTTGCTGTGGATGAAGCACATTGTATTTCCGAATGGGGACATGATTTTCGACCAGACTATTCGCGAATTGGTGAATTTAGAGAATTGATGGGAAATCCATTAACAATTGCTCTTACTGCAACCGCAACACATAGTGTTCAAGAAGACATAATCAAAAAACTTCATATCAATAAAGATGATATAAAAATTTTCCACCAGGGAATAGAGCGTCCAAATCTTAGATTAGAAGCTGTTGATGTTTTTGATGATAAAGAAAAGTTAAAAGAAATAATTTCAACCTTAGAGAAATATGATGGATGCGGAATAATTTATTTTGCACTAATAAAGACTTTAGAAAACTTTTCTGAGATTCTTGGTGATAAAGGATTTAAACACGGGGTCTATCACGGCAAACTGGAAGACAGACAACGCAAAAGCATGCAGCGAGATTTTCTGAATGGAAAACAAAAACTTATACTTGCAACAAATGCTTTTGGAATGGGAATAGATAAAGCAGACATTCGGTTTGTAATTCACGCAGAATTGCCTTCCTCAATAGAATCTTACTACCAGGAAATTGGCAGAGCAGGGAGAGATGGAAATGATTCTGTTTGCGTTTTACTTTACAATCAAGAAGATCTTTACACACAAATGCAATTTATTAAATGGTCTAACCCAGATGCTAATTTTTATTCTGCGATGTATGATATTTTAAAACGTGAGATCGGATTAATAAATTCAAGCGGGGTCGACTACATCCGAGAACTAATAAGTTTTAAAAATAAAAGTGATTTTCGGGTTGAAACTGCGCTCGCAATGCTTGATCGCTATGGTGTTACTGAAGGGGAAATTGAAAAACAAAACCTGCAAATAGTAAATGAACTTCCGGATATTTTACAGGATGAAGATCATCTAAAAGAAAAACTTTTAAATGACAATAAAAAACTTTTATCGGTTGTTAATTATTTTCGAGGGGAAAAATGCCGGAGAGTTTTTATTTCAGATTATTTTGGTTTTCCCGGTGAAAAACCCTGCGGCAATTGTGATAGCTGCACTGTTAACGGAGTTATAAATGGTGAATTTTAG